A genomic region of Colletes latitarsis isolate SP2378_abdomen chromosome 7, iyColLati1, whole genome shotgun sequence contains the following coding sequences:
- the LOC143343270 gene encoding uncharacterized protein LOC143343270, with amino-acid sequence MRLRKTLVLLVIASAVYSQNATVITSDGLQGYDPQFMVGCYFPAEFQGEFMTQVSGKEASDTTSEPIQYSTINITFNAIPVWGYCHRRVGDNVLLMDRYSDGECIRCFRLLRRSRNVIEVFSENLNRCYTSESTALASCETLNSTSILYRTKEIGNVAIRNEYCPITGQYHFKYSVNNGSKRVIECNSFSSSFNNCPDGSVLRLHFNRCTFESQANLTFNCLGNWPGPNGSTYFALLDNNAASEGRPQYRCGLFHVDNKMGKTYMALSSDSSCTENLDNSTSGYETLVLSKIPNQKKMPNYVKTHVATFPKWAQGVWEQSLIVNGTMTFTDLNGYNSYTFITVDSNEETGRYIVYSKDQCEQAAYLCLMMRQRSENVLEFTIGIVLSPVYQTYLCDDPNLDKPVWMTQARVERVVESPCPITGQYMGMITDLSGMCAELSSNCNTREIMYFKVTDCESGELYGERAYLCLGQWEEKGVMYAYTLRNDTSTNECFVGLIVNDEEIYIKEAGDHCIRNIDPKQEGMRLYKKGQCYGNSPSPAPTPMKPIPRNPIMRIATTPRSRISGTSSIPGNNIPSLTSSNATASYSFVTLVMLLTFSRSIYMHV; translated from the exons ATGCGACTGTGATCACCAGCGACGGCCTTCAAGGCTACGACCCTCAGTTCATGGTCGGCTGTTACTTTCCCGCGGAATTTCAGGGTGAGTTCATGACACAGGTGAGCGGAAAGGAAGCCAGCGATACGACCAGCGAACCCATTCAATACTCCACCATCAACATCACATTCAACGCTATACCTGTGTGGGGCTACTGCCACAGGAGGGTCGGCGATAACGTGTTGCTAATGGACAG GTACAGCGACGGCGAGTGCATTCGATGCTTTCGTCTGCTGAGGAGATCGAGGAACGTGATCGAAGTGTTCTCCGAAAATCTGAACAGGTGTTACACCTCTGAATCCACGGCTTTGGCTTCTTGCGAAACGTTGAACTCCACGTCGATCTTGTACC GCACCAAAGAAATAGGAAACGTTGCTATCAGGAACGAGTACTGTCCCATAACCGGGCAGTATCATTTCAAATACAGCGTGAACAATGGATCGAAAAGGGTCATTGAATGCAACAGCTTTTCGTCCTCTTTCAACAACTGTCCAGATGGTTCTGTTTTACGACTGCACTTCAATCGTTGCACCTTCGAATCACAAG CAAATCTCACATTTAACTGTTTGGGCAACTGGCCTGGTCCAAACGGATCCACTTATTTTGCTCTGTTGGACAACAATGCAGCCAGCGAAGGCAGACCGCAATACAGATGCGGG TTATTCCACGTCGATAACAAAATGGGGAAGACGTACATGGCGCTGAGCAGCGATTCTAGCTGTACAGAAAATTTAGACAATTCGACCAGCGGATACGAGACTCTGGTTCTTAGCAAAATTCCAAATCAAAAGAAAATGCCTAATTACGTGAAGACTCACGTGGCTAC ATTTCCAAAATGGGCCCAAGGCGTGTGGGAACAATCTCTTATCGTGAACGGCACTATGACCTTCACTGACCTCAACGGTTACAATAGTTACACTTTTATCACCGTAGATTCGAACGAAGAGACCGGTCGTTACATAGTTTACTCCAAGGATCAATG TGAACAGGCGGCTTATTTATGTTTAATGATGAGACAACGAAGCGAAAATGTATTAGAATTCACTATAG GAATAGTACTGAGCCCAGTTTATCAAACATATTTGTGCGACGATCCTAATTTGGATAAGCCTGTATGGATGACTCAAGCAA GAGTGGAACGTGTGGTGGAATCGCCTTGTCCAATTACTGGCCAATATATGGGAATGATAACCGATTTATCGGGCATGTGTGCCGAGTTAAGCAGCAATTGCAACACGCGTGAAATAATGTATTTTAAAGTCACGGACTGCGAGTCTGGCGAACTTTACGGAG AACGAGCATACCTCTGCTTGGGACAGTGGGAGGAAAAAGGTGTTATGTACGCGTATACATTGAGAAACGACACTAGTACCAACGAATGCTTCGTGGGTTTAATCGTGAACGATGAAGAAATCTATATCAAAGAGGCAGGGGATCACTGCATTCGGAACATCGACCCTAAACAAGAAGGAATGCGTCTGTAtaaaaaag GCCAATGTTATGGAAATTCTCCAAGCCCTGCGCCAACACCAATGAAACCAATTCCTCGCAATCCAATAATGAGAATTGCAACAACCCCTAGATCCAGAATATCAg GTACGAGCAGTATACCAGGAAATAATATTCCATCCTTGACCTCCAGTAACGCAACTGCATCCTACAGTTtcgtaacgctggtaatgttacTCACATTCTCCAGAAGTATTTACATGCATGTTTGA
- the Setx gene encoding putative helicase senataxin: MTTETNCRFVLERINIPDRISLDKLYHTYTCGRAKDNEIVCLSLTVSRHHCIFFHNRDGLYVTDLKSANGLFINGVVQQPLQTIQLHVNDIIGIGCPQLNTYDKSMFAYKLHIITQPRTIDSNDASILSKTVLNIKNVPESYTSNEKFDAAVKRKRERENSDTKEIPNKIPKLEDAKSSLEEESLDVSDIEVIHVSLNSSASKHVNDSCDIVTRNAEFNMLDVNKHTDNDMLKISNSVQDTRQIQSVAKHKEESNKPVNPENVQLLVSSNLNNRGKGKENSVVASKNMERTNKSTAQDVQRSVQKPMVNSHNVGSARSKRKTKNVNTEPEKVSNSCNETCNNLNKSVTSSHDANEPTAESAVAEYVLPLGSKFICNGDAMIKLEDEIQLTDDDEEAILNSATKSSATTISPIKLKMVQQEPKTQFSEVDVVNLSDSECDIFPCSQLFDIGFGMNTSIKPEVKEEPAETDSERFKRLDDEDLVISLTDSEDEDNNWLRRLSRSQTLNDDSENIEIKNEYANSNKDALELGNVDIEEPAYDLNEAVNKMQSDVDTRSKVDKESEKPAQEKDTSKDLRLLRVCLERTEIDSRDEVAKSVECSSNTHKKFFKFSRDKDLSMDRSTETPATPMRKKSLERKVPQIEPSHMPIRRRSSSASKAQQIPPKPAKQRLTSKEKKELKEKSKLEQYEFAKDQVYRRKLHKWAECLPPGKIKTSTPLTKEEKRALADDRKKKLKQIAMEERRLSLENNKEKKRVATKPKAKVSLKTRSDLLVEDTISASKPEVPEKASTSVKSKVVESKKSKNATNKLSMRMQSMTLIDLNKLGKIPKKSSKTPKETVTRPQEIIEDSSLATRMQEATEIGKNRFKIRPKSVAKLSENKDKSPLPCASTGNLQGQMKKKRVSFSAVLQTVRVYEIEETNVLKKLKGKDAPLPPIRASRRVMENEKIHEFLLRIFSWNPVWLEEQERLNSTPPVVNTNELHVMLTHYKSYDEYCSVISPLLLLETWYGVTKEFQNIEQDFRRPTLMCSIVENSIQTNMKAPNVYLTTLMLEVLSTKEDIQRQAHPVYGDLVFFEYVKNHEKGQTFHKVFAYVMDVHQTILTAWTHYNKDLRHYVKNPYVLLTYTMITKPLGPDILVNRVQRLRAVTYLRSTLRMVRALECLPNSPLMTAILSPKIEMYHLPNVSASDVMITRDNLNQKQLEAVHKITNVIVQKQAKLCFIQGPPGTGKSKVIANIVTQVLYGNNRYANSIGPLRILVCAPSNAAIDEITLRLLQIRSNMKNVNYKGFKMVRIGRSDVMHPVVKDISVTELAKREVKRTTANTNNIPLDSVDEEKAFLESKMNALKCEIANTQKMDEIYHRHIRMKLADVTAKYELLKCRRPLNEINSRELAKIQRAAENRVLSHADIITCTLSSCYNNQMESVFVADKRRISVCIVDEATQSCEAESLIPLMLGVSTLVLVGDPNQLPATILSPQAKKLGLDQSIFSRVQNAFEFCPTNPIIMLDTQYRMPHEISSWPNKFFYGGKLKTAIARNETFPFHAYRILNIKTNQNNDNFSNTDEAQFVANMIFSMFSFANLDKWECISVGILTPYNNQKSIIQEKISEKMSLLSESLKKKMKFEVNTVDGFQGQERDVIIMSCVRSQKIGFLSDRQRLCVALTRAKHSLILCGNFNVFMRDPMWNSMLSDAKSRKIHFNVNANANPQEIKVHVVKRFNC, encoded by the exons ATGACCACTGAAACCAATTGTCGATTCGTATTGGAACGAATTAATATTCCAGACAGGATTTCCCTCGATAAATTATACCATACA TATACCTGCGGTAGAGCTAAAGACAATGAAATAGTATGTCTTAGCTTGACAGTTTCCCGTCATCATTGTATTTTTTTTCACAACAGAGATGGGCTGTACGTTACAGATCTAAAG agtgcTAATGGTTTGTTCATAAATGGAGTTGTCCAACAGCCACTTCAGACAATTCAGTTACATGTGAATGACATTATTGGGATTGGCTGCCCACAGTTAAATACATACGACAAGTCCATGTTTGCATATAAATTACACATAATAACG CAACCACGAACGATAGATAGTAACGACGCGAGTATTCTTTCGAAAACTGTATTGAATATTAAAAATGTGCCTGAAAGCTACACGTCGAATGAAAAATTCGATGCTGCGGTTAAACGTAAGAGGGAACGAGAAAATAGCGATACGAAAGAAATACCGAATAAGATACCGAAATTGGAGGACGCGAAATCTAGTTTAGAGGAGGAAAGTTTAG ACGTTAGCGATATCGAAGTCATCCACGTTTCGTTGAACAGTAGCGCATCGAAGCACGTTAATGACAGTTGTGACATCGTCACAAGAAACGCCGAATTTAATATGTTAGATGTAAATAAACATACAGATAACGATATGTTGAAAATAAGTAATAGTGTACAGGATACAAGACAGATCCAATCGGTAGCGAAACACAAGGAGGAATCCAACAAACCTGTAAATCCTGAAAATGTACAATTACTCGTATCGAGTAATCTAAATAATAGGGGTAAAGGGAAAGAGAATTCTGTCGTTGCTTCTAAAAATATGGAGCGAACGAATAAAAGTACTGCTCAAGATGTTCAGAGATCTGTGCAGAAGCCCATGGTGAACAGTCACAATGTTGGTAGTGCTCGATCcaaaagaaaaacgaaaaatgTAAATACTGAGCCGGAAAAAGTCTCGAACAGTTGCAACGAAACTtgcaataatttaaataaaagtgtAACGTCGAGCCACGATGCAAACGAACCTACCGCCGAAAGTGCCGTAGCGGAATATGTGCTTCCACTAGGTTCGAAGTTCATATGCAATGGAGACGCGATGATAAAACTGGAAGATGAGATACAGTTAACCGACGACGACGAGGAGGCAATTTTGAATAGTGCAACTAAGAGTTCCGCTACGACAATATCTCCAATCAAATTGAAGATGGTACAGCAAGAGCCGAAGACGCAGTTTTCGGAGGTCGATGTTGTAAATTTAAGCGACAGCGAGTGCGATATATTCCCGTGTTCACAGTTGTTTGATATTGGTTTCGGTATGAACACGTCGATAAAACCCGAAGTTAAAGAGGAACCCGCGGAAACGGACAGCGAGAGATTCAAGAGGCTGGACGACGAGGATTTAGTTATTTCGCTAACGGATAGCGAGGACGAAGACAATAATTGGTTACGGCGACTGTCTCGTAGTCAAACGCTCAACGATGATAGCGAAaatatagaaattaaaaatgaGTATGCAAATTCAAACAAGGACGCCTTGGAATTGGGCAACGTCGATATCGAGGAGCCTGCTTACGATTTGAACGAGGCTGTAAATAAAATGCAGTCGGATGTAGATACGAGAAGTAAAGTTGACAAAGAATCGGAGAAGCCTGCACAGGAAAAGGATACTTCGAAGGATCTGCGCTTGTTGCGTGTGTGCCTAGAGAGAACGGAAATCGATTCTAGAGACGAGGTTGCAAAGAGTGTGGAGTGTTCTAGCAATACTcataagaaatttttcaaattttcgagAGACAAAGATCTCTCGATGGATCGAAGCACGGAAACTCCTGCGACGCCGATGAGGAAGAAATCGCTAGAGAGGAAAGTACCTCAGATAGAACCCAGTCATATGCCTATCAGAAGGCGAAGCAGTAGCGCGAGCAAAGCGCAACAAATCCCTCCGAAGCCCGCGAAACAAAGGCTGACTTCCAAGGAGAAGaaagaattgaaagaaaaatctaAACTGGAACAATACGAGTTCGCGAAAGATCAAGTGTACCGGAGGAAGCTTCACAAGTGGGCCGAGTGCCTGCCTCCCGGTAAAATTAAAACAAGCACGCCTCTTACCAAAGAAGAAAAGAGGGCGTTAGCGGACGACAGGAAGAAGAAATTGAAACAAATCGCCATGGAGGAGAGACGATTGTCGTTGGAGAACAATAAAGAGAAGAAACGTGTCGCGACGAAGCCAAAGGCGAAGGTATCGTTGAAGACTCGAAGCGACTTGCTCGTGGAAGACACGATTTCTGCGTCCAAGCCCGAAGTGCCCGAAAAAGCCTCGACTTCGGTTAAGTCGAAGGTGGTCGAATCCAAGAAAAGTAAAAACGCGACCAACAAACTATCGATGCGTATGCAGTCGATGACGTTAATCGATCTGAATAAATTGGGCAAAATACCAAAGAAAAGTAGTAAAACTCCAAAAGAAACAGTTACCAGGCCGCAAGAGATAATCGAAGATTCCTCGTTGGCGACAAGGATGCAAGAAGCGACGGAAATTGGCAAGAATAGATTTAAAATACGACCCAAATCCGTCGCAAAATTGTCGGAAAATAAAGATAAATCACCTCTGCCTTGCGCGTCCACCGGTAATTTGCAGGGTCAGATGAAAAAGAAACGAGTATCGTTCTCCGCAGTCTTACAAACCGTACGGGTATACGAAATCGAGGAGACGAACGTTCTGAAGAAGCTCAAAGGCAAGGATGCTCCTCTACCTCCGATCAGAGCATCGAGGAGGGTGATGGAAAACGAGAAGATACACGAATTTCTGTTGCGTATTTTCTCTTGGAATCCAGTTTGGCTGGAGGAGCAGGAACGTTTAAATTCTACGCCGCCCGTTGTGAACACCAACGAGTTGCACGTTATGTTGACGCATTACAAATCGTACGACGAATATTGCAGCGTCATATCGCCCCTTCTGTTGTTGGAAACTTGGTACGGGGTAACTAAAGAATTCCAGAACATCGAGCAAGACTTCAGAAGGCCCACGTTGATGTGCTCCATAGTCGAGAATTCCATCCAAACGAACATGAAGGCCCCGAACGTGTATTTAACCACTCTGATGCTCGAGGTACTGTCCACGAAAGAGGACATACAGAGGCAGGCTCATCCCGTTTACGGTGACCTAGTGTTTTTCGAGTACGTTAAAAATCACGAGAAAGGTCAGACCTTTCACAAAGTATTCGCGTACGTCATGGACGTCCACCAAACGATATTGACGGCGTGGACGCACTACAACAAAGATTTAAGGCATTATGTAAAAAATCCTTACGTGTTGTTGACGTACACTATGATAACGAAACCCTTAGGTCCAGATATTCTGGTGAATCGTGTCCAACGACTTAGGGCGGTGACTTATTTGCGCTCTACGTTACGAATGGTTCGGGCGCTGGAATGTCTACCGAATTCGCCGCTGATGACCGCCATTTTAAGTCCGAAGATCGAAATGTACCACTTGCCCAACGTCTCCGCGTCGGACGTGATGATAACACGCGACAATTTGAACCAGAAACAGCTGGAAGCCGTTCACAAGATAACCAACGTCATAGTGCAGAAACAAGCGAAACTGTGTTTCATTCAGGGACCGCCAGGCACTGGTAAATCGAAAGTAATCGCGAATATTGTTACGCAGGTGTTGTACGGAAACAACAGGTACGCGAACAGCATTGGCCCTCTAAGGATATTGGTGTGCGCCCCGTCGAACGCTGCCATCGATGAAATTACCCTGAGGTTGTTGCAAATCAGATCGAATATGAAAAACGTGAACTACAAAGGATTCAAGATGGTACGGATCGGTAGGTCGGACGTGATGCATCCGGTCGTGAAGGATATATCTGTAACCGAGCTTGCGAAACGCGAGGTCAAGAGAACGACGGCCAACACGAATAACATTCCTCTGGACAGCGTGGACGAAGAGAAGGCGTTCTTGGAATCGAAAATGAACGCTCTGAAATGCGAGATCGCGAACACTCAGAAGATGGACGAGATTTACCACAGGCACATTCGAATGAAGCTGGCGGACGTGACTGCTAAGTACGAGTTGCTGAAATGTCGTAGGCCGTTGAACGAAATAAATTCGAGGGAACTAGCAAAGATACAACGCGCCGCGGAGAACAGAGTACTTTCGCATGCTGATATAATAACGTGCACGCTGTCGTCCTGCTATAACAATCAAATGGAATCTGTTTTCGTGGCCGATAAAAGGAGGATATCTGTTTGCATCGTGGACGAGGCTACGCAAAGCTGCGAGGCAGAAAGTTTGATACCGTTGATGTTGGGCGTGTCTACGCTGGTCTTGGTCGGCGATCCCAATCAGTTACCCGCTACCATATTAAGTCCACAGGCAAAGAAATTGGGACTGGATCAGTCCATTTTCTCGCGCGTGCAAAACGCCTTTGAATTCTGCCCGACTAACCCTATCATCATGCTGGATACACAGTATCGAATGCCGCACGAGATCTCCTCTTGGCCAAATAAGTTCTTTTACGGCGGTAAATTGAAAACCGCCATAGCGCGAAACGAAACCTTCCCGTTCCATGCCTATCGAATACTGAACATTAAAACAAACCAGAACAACGACAATTTCTCGAATACCGACGAGGCGCAGTTTGTGGCCAACATGATTTTCTCTATGTTCTCTTTTGCCAATTTAGATAAGTGGGAATGCATATCGGTTGGCATTCTCACGCCGTACAACAATCAAAAATCTATAATACAAGAGAAAATCAGTGAAAA AATGTCTTTGTTGTCGGAAAGTCTTAAGAAAAAGATGAAGTTCGAAGTAAATACAGTTGATGGATTTCAGGGGCAGGAACGCGATGTTATTATTATGTCGTGTGTTCGAAGTCAGAAGATCGGATTTTTATCCGATAGGCAAAGACTTTGCGTCGCTCTCACGCGAGCGAAACACAGTCTGATACTGTGCGGTAATTTCAATGTCTTTATG agAGATCCAATGTGGAATTCGATGCTATCAGACGCgaaatctcgcaagatacatttTAATGTTAATGCAAATGCCAATCCTCAGGAAATAAAAGTACATGTTGTTAAGCGATTCAATTGTTAG
- the LOC143343230 gene encoding uncharacterized protein LOC143343230, giving the protein MQFGLIFVTVAAALLQSSHCSQVSVQMPYLSPAGVTYINNVDPQGLTYSFPANLEARHVGYAHAQVPAVAAVPFVKHVPTVSHVPVTKIEAQPVVLEKQLDVVKPAVSTRKFEVRRPAIQKQFYDIEERVVVRPAGSAVVELDQPTSKIQRGPALIQPLYPYQLQQAEGAYSFGPSTIAPPLSPSTPSPNGGEEGVVVENPDFRKFQDQIRMPSPQVSTSSNGASNEPFVAHDPSPSVIVSPQSTPEEDKNNQNRLIELLTARGNVAEVGFGRNGLARPGLEEAGRVKGRVLSATPAPDNVEPADERVSTRRVVLTRPIETFQEVNVVEPATKIERVSVQHPTLIKTARLDHVQVHGSYPVVGKALTPTLAHASIPVYQKTLSPAYGYYQ; this is encoded by the exons ATGCAATTTGGATTGATATTCGTGACGGTGGCAGCGGCGCTGCTGCAGAGTAGCCACTGCAGCCAAGTGTCCGTCCAGATGCCCTACTTGAGCCCAGCTGGAGTGACTTACATCAACAACGTGGACCCTCAAGGACTCACTTACTCGTTCCCTGCCAATTTGGAGGCTCGCCATGTCGGATACGCTCACGCCCAGGTGCCTGCAGTCGCCGCCGTGCCTTTCGTCAAGCACGTGCCGACTGTCTCTCATGTTCCGGTTACCAAGATCGAGGCACAGCCTGTCGTTCTCGAGAAACAGTTGGACGTAGTGAAACCGGCCGTGTCAACACGGAAATTCGAG GTACGCCGTCCAGCGATCCAAAAGCAATTCTACGACATCGAGGAGCGAGTGGTTGTCCGTCCAGCTGGATCAGCCGTGGTCGAATTAGACCAACCGACTTCGAAGATTCAGAGAGGACCAGCACTGATCCAGCCTCTGTACCCGTATCAGTTGCAGCAGGCTGAAGGAGCCTACAGCTTTGGCCCCTCGACCATTGCCCCGCCACTGTCCCCCTCCACCCCGAGCCCCAATGGCGGAGAAGAAGGCGTTGTTGTGGAGAATCCCGATTTCCGTAAATTCCAGGACCAG ATCCGCATGCCCAGCCCCCAAGTGAGCACCAGCTCGAACGGAGCGTCGAACGAACCTTTCGTTGCCCATGACCCGTCACCCAGCGTCATCGTCAGCCCGCAGTCCACACCCGAGGAGGACAAGAACAACCAGAACAGACTGATCGAGCTGCTCACCGCGCGAGGCAACGTCGCTGAG GTTGGATTCGGTCGCAATGGACTCGCGAGACCCGGATTGGAGGAGGCTGGACGCGTAAAAGGCCGTGTACTTTCCGCCACCCCCGCCCCCGATAATGTTGAACCTGCCGACGAGCGCGTCTCTACGCGTCGCGTCGTCCTCACCAGACCGATCGAGACCTTCCAGGAAGTAAATGTCGTGGAACCAGCGACGAAGATCGAAAGGGTCTCCGTGCAACATCCGACGCTCATCAAAACCGCCCGTTTGGATCATGTTCAGGTTCACGGTTCCTACCCGGTCGTTGGAAAGGCGCTGACACCCACGCTGGCTCACGCCTCCATTCCAGTTTACCAGAAGACCCTCTCGCCAGCTTACGGATACTACCAATAA